A segment of the candidate division WOR-3 bacterium genome:
ATATTCCCACCTTCCGTACCTTCCCAGCGGAAAAATCGAATTTTTCCCAAAGAAATCAAAAATCATTCTAAGCGATTTTTTTCTCTGAAAATCATACAAGATGTAAGCCGGGTTGATTTCCCTCACGAGTGAATTCTCCAAAATTGACGAAACATCAACAAGTCCCGCGTTCTTCAACTGATGAATTATACATTCTGCGAGTTCTTTATTTCCAAAAGAAGGCAGTTTTTTGTATTCGCTCGATGAAATTTCAGCGTATATCGAAAATTTGTTTTTTGGAGCGTCGTAAAAATTAGAAGAGCACCCGATTCTGTAAGGTAAAAAGTCCTTTTCGGGAAGGTATATCCAATGAAAATCCGGGCTATTCCCTTTGAAAGCCAGTTCAACGTCTGTCACCGAAACATGCTTTAATCCGTCAAAAGCGGATTTCAATGTTCCGCTCAGAGGAGGATAAGCTATATCTGAAAATCTATTCAGGGGCAATGTGTAAAACATTTTTTCATATTTGTATTGACCTTTGTCCGTGACGATTTTCTTTTTCTTGTAGAGAATTTTTACAATTTCCTCACCTGTTTTCACCGATTGGAGTCCAGCACCAATCGACTTTGGCAATTCGCCTATACCTTTTTTGGGATAAAAAAATTCGCTGTTGTACCCAATACGGGTTTTGCTTTCTCTGAAAAACAGCGGTTTCAGAACCTCTTCAAGTTTTACTTTTGGAACAAACCTGCCTGTCCAGTCCATAGACAGTTCTTTCGGATCCTTCGTCCACAATTTTATGTTGTAAGGCCTGAAAAAATATTCATACATGACCTCTCCGAAGGAAGATTTGAAATAATCCTCTGTGTTTTTAAACTTCTTTTTTTCTTCTCTTTGGATAAAAGACAACAGGGCCTTGTAGGCTTCTTCCCTTTTTAAAAACGCAAGGTTCGCCTGAAATGGATACGGTATGCGTTTTCCAGACCTCGAAATAAACGCCCTTCTCGTCTTTTTTAGGAGTTCTATTCCCAAACCCTTTACAAATTCATAAACATCGTTCCTAGAAAAGTGGAGGAGGTGCCCCGTATAGTCAAAAATCAACCCACCTTTTTTTGAAGACCTGCATAGTCCTCCTGTATCCAGTTCTTTTTCAACTAAAACAAAATCCACGAGTTTTCTTTGAAGAAAAAAAGCAGAAGTGAGTCCCGACAGACCCCCACCGGCAATAAATATTGTGTATTTTTCAGAAATCTCAGACCTCCGTCTTGAGAAGAATAATCCCGAAAAAAGAGCTGAGCAACACGAATATTCCCGCGATGACAAAAGATAATGGCAGAGCTATATACACCAGCGAAAATGAAACAAAACCGGAAAGAAGGGCAAAAACCGAAATCACATAGAGGATTTTCCGGTCCGAAAATCCTTTTTTTCTCAATCTCAGAGCAAAGTGATCCGGGGAGCCCAAGTAAAAAGGTTTTTTCTTTGCTATTCTTATCAAAACCACATAGACGAGATCATACAGCGGAACAAATAAAATGAACAGCGGAGCGAAAATACCCGTGCTGTAAGAGTGGCTGTAACCTACTCTCATGGAGAGCGCTCCTACCAGCAGTCCTATCAGCATGCTTCCAGAATCTCCGAGGAAAATAGTGGCTTTCGGCTTGTTGTATCTTAAAAATCCCAGAAGAGAACCGCACAAAATTATTGAAAGGGTTGCGATTTGGTAGTCAGACTCGGCAAACGCGAAAAATGCTATCAGCACAGCCGAGAAAAAAGCCGAAAGAGAACACATGCCGTCTAGGATATCTATTATGTTGAAAGCGTTCATGCAGGTCAAAAGCCAAAATACAGTGAGTGGAAAATTGACCCACCAGGGTAGGTTGACGACGTCTATCATCACGCCTGATTTTATAACCGTGAGAGCGGCGAATATTTGACCGGCGAGTTTTACAGAGGGTTTTAAAGCTTGCAGGTCATCCAGAATACCGACAATAATTATAATACTCGAAGATAGAAGAATGCCAAGGACAACATTGTCGAAAAAAAGAAAAGACGAAGCTGTGATCAAAACAGAAACGAACAGGGCTATGCCTCCGAGATAAGGTGTTGGAGAATCGTGTTTTTTCAGTTTATCATCAGGTATGTCGACTATTCCGAAAAAAAGCGCCGCCTTCCTCGCCAGCGGAGTCGTGTATAAACAGAGCAAAGCCGAAACTACAAAAGCACCTACGAGAGACAACTTTTCGTCAGAAAACAATTCTCAACCTCCTCAGAGAATCCTGCGCGCGGGGTGAGATTTCGACTGTTTGGATAGAATCCAGAAACCCTGAAAACTCATCTTGAGCTTGGCAGGAATAAAGAAAAGTCGCGTAGGAAACAATAAAATCTTCTCTGTGTCGATATATGGGCTTTATTCTCTTCATGAAGTACAATGCTTCATCCCTGTATCCTCTTTTGAAAAGTTTTTGCGAAATCGGCATCGCATAATTGAAATCGCTGACGAAAACAGTGTCCTGAAAATTTTTGGAGTTTGAAAGCAGACTATCGAAGTTCCAAATTATTACCTCGCTTTCAGACACTTTATCCCATCGATAGGCGAATTCCAAAACCGCTATCGACCTCGGTTCAAGTTTCAAAGCTTCGGAAATCAAACTGTCTCTTGTTCTGCCATTAACTTCAAATTGCGCCAAATCGATTAAATTAGAAGCATTTTTCGGTTCAAGCAGAGCAACTTCGAGAGCCGCTTCATATATTTGAGAGCTGTCGCCTTTTTCACGTGCAAGGGCTAAAACTCTTTTCCATCTTCTGTAATCCCTCTCAAATTCAGCCGACCTTTGCGCATGGTCGTATGCTTTTTGAAGCCAAAGGGTGTTTTTTGATTTTATCCAATAATATTCGTACACAAAACTTTTTATGTAATCCGTGTCGGGGTTTAAAGGATCAATAAAAGACAAAATTTGCAGTTCATTTTGACTGGATACTATTCTCTCTGTTTCACCGGACTGTATGTCTTGAGTGGCTTTCATGTAAAGTATTTTCGAAAAGAAAGCTGACAAGACCCAGATCAAATAAATCGCGAAAACAGCGAACATCCTTCTTTTGACTTTCAAACCCACTCTTCCAGAAACCTGCTCTTCCTTTCTCGGAAGGCAAATTCCTATGAAGATAGCCCCCAAATATTCGGCGAGGGGCGGGTAGAAGACCGTGTCAAAAAAACCTACCAGCACAAGCCATAAAACCGCGAAAGAGAAAAAATCTGATTTGGCTTCCTTCAAAGGGATTCTCAAAGAATCTTTGACCGATCTGAACAATATTATAGAAAACATAATCAGCGCTGGAATTCCGGCTTCGACTGCAATTTCAAGGTAATTGTTGTGCGCGTATTCAGCGTATCTTCCGTGCCTGAATATTTGGAAGTTTTGAGCGAAGTTGTTTAAAAGCGATGAAAAGTGAAAACTGCCGGGACCAAATCCAAAAAGCGGTCTCATAAAAACCAAAAAAACACTCTGTTTCCAAATAAGTAGCCGTGTTAAATGATAAGGGTCGCTGCCGAAAACATCTCTGCCGCCGATTTTTTTTATCAAAAGGAAAACCATCAAGGCGAAAAAAGCTCCCGTTAAAATTATACCGATTCTCTTCAGCCAGCTTCTGTTCATAAAGGCGAGCGGAAATATGAGAAAAGGTATGACTCTCGCCCCGGACAATAAAAGTGCTGTGGATATCATGAAAATTGGTAAAAATAAAACCAAGAGCTCGTTCCTTGTCCTCAAATTTTTCTCTTTTACGAAGAAATGAACAGAGGCTATTAAGCATACCCCTAAAAAATGGGAGTAAAAATTCGAGTACGTGCCGAAAGTCCCTGAAGCTCTGGTTGAAAAACCTGCGGCGAATTGAACAATGCCGATTGCGGCTTGAAAAGAGCCGAA
Coding sequences within it:
- a CDS encoding O-antigen ligase family protein — encoded protein: MILNRNKERKFEIILNTALLSFIFLLAVFNGSVTSFGPLILEISFLVLFGFYLYNFINKNFVLYRSKYAVILGLLAVWAGISAWLSSTPYGSFERWREWLAFFGLIFLSNQFLRDKLRIGYIEVFLMLFGSFQAAIGIVQFAAGFSTRASGTFGTYSNFYSHFLGVCLIASVHFFVKEKNLRTRNELLVLFLPIFMISTALLLSGARVIPFLIFPLAFMNRSWLKRIGIILTGAFFALMVFLLIKKIGGRDVFGSDPYHLTRLLIWKQSVFLVFMRPLFGFGPGSFHFSSLLNNFAQNFQIFRHGRYAEYAHNNYLEIAVEAGIPALIMFSIILFRSVKDSLRIPLKEAKSDFFSFAVLWLVLVGFFDTVFYPPLAEYLGAIFIGICLPRKEEQVSGRVGLKVKRRMFAVFAIYLIWVLSAFFSKILYMKATQDIQSGETERIVSSQNELQILSFIDPLNPDTDYIKSFVYEYYWIKSKNTLWLQKAYDHAQRSAEFERDYRRWKRVLALAREKGDSSQIYEAALEVALLEPKNASNLIDLAQFEVNGRTRDSLISEALKLEPRSIAVLEFAYRWDKVSESEVIIWNFDSLLSNSKNFQDTVFVSDFNYAMPISQKLFKRGYRDEALYFMKRIKPIYRHREDFIVSYATFLYSCQAQDEFSGFLDSIQTVEISPRAQDSLRRLRIVF
- a CDS encoding FAD-dependent oxidoreductase produces the protein MSSREYSCCSALFSGLFFSRRRSEISEKYTIFIAGGGLSGLTSAFFLQRKLVDFVLVEKELDTGGLCRSSKKGGLIFDYTGHLLHFSRNDVYEFVKGLGIELLKKTRRAFISRSGKRIPYPFQANLAFLKREEAYKALLSFIQREEKKKFKNTEDYFKSSFGEVMYEYFFRPYNIKLWTKDPKELSMDWTGRFVPKVKLEEVLKPLFFRESKTRIGYNSEFFYPKKGIGELPKSIGAGLQSVKTGEEIVKILYKKKKIVTDKGQYKYEKMFYTLPLNRFSDIAYPPLSGTLKSAFDGLKHVSVTDVELAFKGNSPDFHWIYLPEKDFLPYRIGCSSNFYDAPKNKFSIYAEISSSEYKKLPSFGNKELAECIIHQLKNAGLVDVSSILENSLVREINPAYILYDFQRKKSLRMIFDFFGKNSIFPLGRYGRWEY
- a CDS encoding undecaprenyl/decaprenyl-phosphate alpha-N-acetylglucosaminyl 1-phosphate transferase; this encodes MFSDEKLSLVGAFVVSALLCLYTTPLARKAALFFGIVDIPDDKLKKHDSPTPYLGGIALFVSVLITASSFLFFDNVVLGILLSSSIIIIVGILDDLQALKPSVKLAGQIFAALTVIKSGVMIDVVNLPWWVNFPLTVFWLLTCMNAFNIIDILDGMCSLSAFFSAVLIAFFAFAESDYQIATLSIILCGSLLGFLRYNKPKATIFLGDSGSMLIGLLVGALSMRVGYSHSYSTGIFAPLFILFVPLYDLVYVVLIRIAKKKPFYLGSPDHFALRLRKKGFSDRKILYVISVFALLSGFVSFSLVYIALPLSFVIAGIFVLLSSFFGIILLKTEV